The following is a genomic window from Acidobacteriota bacterium.
GCGCCCGCTCGACGAGAGCGGCGCGGCGTTCGCGCCGACGGCGCGGCGGGTCTTCGAGCGGCGGCAGCAGCCCGAAAGCGAAGTTCGCCGGCTGGTAGTGGTCGGGATTGGCCCCCGACACGTACCGCTGCAGCGCGCCGAGGGCACAGGCAGCGGGGAACACCGGAGGACGCCGGCCGAGGACCAGGGCGGCGGCGGACAGCCCGGCGAGCAGACCGGAGGCCGTCGACTCGGTGTAGCCCTCCACTCCCGATAGCTGCCCCGCGATCAAAAGGTCGGGACGCCGGCGGGTCTGGAAGGTCGGCAGCAGAACCCGCGGGGCGTTGACGTAGGTGTTCCGGTGGATCATGCCGTAGCGGACGAAGCGCGCCCGCTCGAGGCCGGGAATCATGCGGAAGATCCGCCGCTGCTCCCCTTGACGGAGCCGGTTCTGGAATCCGACGAGGCTGTAGTGCGTGGCCGCCAGGTCGTCCTGGCGGAGCTGGACGACCGCCCAAGGGCGGCGGCCGGTCCGGGGATCGACCAGCCCGACCGGCTTCATCGGCCCGAAGCGCAGCGTGTCGCGGCCGCGCAGCGCCAGCTCCTCGATCGGCAGGCAGCCCTCGAAGAGCAGCTCCCGGTCGAAGTCGTGCAGGTCGGCGCGGGTCGCGGCGATCAGCGCATCGTAGAAGGCGTCGTACTCCTCGCGCGTCATCGGGCAGTTGACATAGTCCTGCCCGCTTCCCTTGCCGTAGCGGGAGGCCCGGAACGCCACCGACCAGTCGATCGACGAGGCTTCCACGACGGGACTGATCGCGTCGTAGAAAGCGAGGTTCGCCTCGCCCGCGAACCGCGCGATCTCCTCCGCCATGGCGTCGCTGGAGAGGGGGCCGGTGGCGAGGATCGCAGGGCCGCGTTCGGGAATTCGCTTCACCTCCTCGCGGACCACCT
Proteins encoded in this region:
- a CDS encoding methylenetetrahydrofolate--tRNA-(uracil(54)-C(5))-methyltransferase (FADH(2)-oxidizing) TrmFO; amino-acid sequence: MAGPDVVIVGGGLAGSEAAWQCARRGLSVRLYEMRPVRPTPAHRSDRLAELVCSNSFKSVELTSAHGLLKAELRELGSLIMQCAEEARLPAGAALAVDRELFAERVTERIESEPRIEVVREEVKRIPERGPAILATGPLSSDAMAEEIARFAGEANLAFYDAISPVVEASSIDWSVAFRASRYGKGSGQDYVNCPMTREEYDAFYDALIAATRADLHDFDRELLFEGCLPIEELALRGRDTLRFGPMKPVGLVDPRTGRRPWAVVQLRQDDLAATHYSLVGFQNRLRQGEQRRIFRMIPGLERARFVRYGMIHRNTYVNAPRVLLPTFQTRRRPDLLIAGQLSGVEGYTESTASGLLAGLSAAALVLGRRPPVFPAACALGALQRYVSGANPDHYQPANFAFGLLPPLEDPPRRRRERRAALVERALAALRDYLRDEPLALPGPPPGAAAAEPGAERR